The following nucleotide sequence is from Natronosalvus caseinilyticus.
AGCCAAGGAAAGAAGAACAAGACGACGCACGTCAAATGTCGGCGCTGCGGTGAGAAATCCTACCACGTCAAGAAGAGCGTCTGCTCGTCGTGTGGCTTCGGCAAATCGGCCAAACGCCGCTCGTACGCCTGGCAGGGCAAAACCGGCGACAACTGACGGGAGATAATCTGACGACTCTTCACGTATCGATTCGGTGATCGCGCCACTTCTCGTCTGTCGATCATCGGTTGCATTCCGTCCTCGATAGCCACGCTTCACCAACCGGCCCCGACTCACTCCTCGAGCAACCGCTTCAGCCGGTCGAGTTCGGTGAGCGCCTCCACGGGGGTCAGGTGGGCCAGGTCGAGCGCCCGGAGCTCGGCCGCGACGTCGCTCGGGTCGTCGCCGCCGTCTGAACTTACGGTCGGCGCGGGAGTCGGCTCGACGTCGCTCGAGGTGGTGGAGGTGGTATAGCCCGCATCACCGTCGCCACCGTCAACCAGCGCGCGAGCACGCTCGACGACCGTGTCGGGAACGCCCGCCGCCGTCGCCACCTCGACGCCGTACGAGCCAGCGGCCGCGCCGGGAGCAATCTCGTGGTCGAAGATGACGTCGCCGCCCTCCTGGGTCGTCTCGAAGTGACGAGTGAACGCGCCCTCGAGTTCGTTGGACAGTTCGGTCAAGGGGTGGTGGTGGGTCGCAAAGAGCGTCAGCGCCCCGATTTCGTCGTGGAGGTGTTCGGTGATCGCACGGGCGATGGCGAGGCCGTCACTCGTCGAGGTGCCACGGCCGACCTCGTCGAGGAGGACGAGCGACCGCTCGTCGGCCTCCCGGAGGATCGTCGCGAGTTCGTCCATCTCGACCATGAACGTCGAGCGCCCGCCCGCGATGTCGTCGCTGGCGCCGACTCGAGTGAAGATGCGCTCGACCGGCGTGAGCGTCGCGCCTCGAGCGGGTACGAAACTCCCCACCTGCGCCAGCAGGACGATTTGAGCCACTTGGCGCATGTACGTCGACTTTCCGGACATGTTGGGCCCCGTGATGATCGCCAGCCGATTCTCGGCGTCGAAGCGCCCGTCGTTCGGGACGAACGACTCCTGGGTTCGTTCGACGACGGGGTGACGGCCGGCCTCGATTTCGATGCGGGAGGCGTCTCCATCGCTGTCGCCCCCAGACTCCAGCACCTCGGGCCGACAGTAATCGTACTCGGCGGCGACGGTCGCCAGCGAACACAGCGCGTCGAGCGCCCCGAGGGCGTCGGCGAGCGTCTGGACGCGCTCGACTTCCACGCCCACGTCGCGACGAATCCGACAGAACAGGTCGTACTCGCGCTGGTCGGCCCGACTCTCCGCGCCAACGATCTCGTCCTCACGTTCCTTCAACTCGGGCGTGACGAAGCGCTCGGAGCGCTTGAGCGTCTGTCGGCGCTGGTAGTCTTCCGGGACGGCCTCGAGGTTCGGGTTCGTCACCTCAATGTAGTAGCCGTGGACGGAGTTGTAGCCCACTTTGAGCGAGTCGACGCCCGTCCGCTCGCGTTCGCGGTCCTCGAGGTCGTCGATCCACTGCTTGCCGTCCCTGGCCGTCTCCCGGAGGGTATCGAGGCGGTCGTCGTAGCCGTCGGCGACGATTCCGCCTTCCGTAATCTCGTGGGGCGGGTCGGTGACAATCGCCCGGTCGATCAGCCGACGGACGTCCTCGAGCGGGTCGAGCGCCTCGCGGATCCGTTCCAGTCGGCCTGCCTCGGCGTCCTCGAGCGCCTCCCGAATCTCGGGGACCACGGCGAGGGTGTCGCGCAACGAGCGCAGGTCACGCGCGTTGGCTCGCTCCCGGGAAATGCGCCCGATGAGCCGCTCGAGGTCGTATACGCCCGTCAGCGCGCCCTGGATCGCCTCTCGCGTGCGAGGGTCTCGGGAGAGTTCCTCGACGGCGTCGAGGCGGTCGTCGATCCGCTCGGCCTCGAGCAGCGGTCGCCGGAGCCAGTCCCTGAGTTTGCGGCCGCCGAGGGCGCTCGCCGTCTGGTCGAGGACGCCGACGAGGGTGGCCTCCTCGCGGCCGTGGACGCCCCGCGGTTCGAAGAGTTCGAGGCTTCGGACGGCGACGGCGTCGAGGAGCAGGTACTCGCGGGGGTCGTACCGGCGGAGTCGCGAGAGGTACTCGAGGCGCGGGCGGTCTGGTTCGCCGGATTCGTCGCTTTCGTCGTCTTCGCCTTCGTCTCCGTGTTCGTTTTCGTCTTCCTGGTGCTCGTGCTCGTCCGGTTCGCCG
It contains:
- the mutS gene encoding DNA mismatch repair protein MutS produces the protein MDSALGPPESMSERRAELTPMMAQYHNLCARYDDAIVLFQVGDFYETFGGAAETTARLLELTLTSREDSTGEYPMTGIPVDNAATYVEDLLEAGYRVAIADQVEEPGESAGVVERAVTRVITPGTLTEDELLSSDDNNFVAAVAVGDGSVNPNPDANDNTDVALALLDVSTGDFLTTSASDAERIADEISRFTPAEAVLGPNAPDEILPERCMVTPFDPEAFDLERATDLLETYVARAEALVASDAEVRACGAVLAYAEYVRGGVEGAVDEVENADENDPGETDDGEPDEHEHQEDENEHGDEGEDDESDESGEPDRPRLEYLSRLRRYDPREYLLLDAVAVRSLELFEPRGVHGREEATLVGVLDQTASALGGRKLRDWLRRPLLEAERIDDRLDAVEELSRDPRTREAIQGALTGVYDLERLIGRISRERANARDLRSLRDTLAVVPEIREALEDAEAGRLERIREALDPLEDVRRLIDRAIVTDPPHEITEGGIVADGYDDRLDTLRETARDGKQWIDDLEDRERERTGVDSLKVGYNSVHGYYIEVTNPNLEAVPEDYQRRQTLKRSERFVTPELKEREDEIVGAESRADQREYDLFCRIRRDVGVEVERVQTLADALGALDALCSLATVAAEYDYCRPEVLESGGDSDGDASRIEIEAGRHPVVERTQESFVPNDGRFDAENRLAIITGPNMSGKSTYMRQVAQIVLLAQVGSFVPARGATLTPVERIFTRVGASDDIAGGRSTFMVEMDELATILREADERSLVLLDEVGRGTSTSDGLAIARAITEHLHDEIGALTLFATHHHPLTELSNELEGAFTRHFETTQEGGDVIFDHEIAPGAAAGSYGVEVATAAGVPDTVVERARALVDGGDGDAGYTTSTTSSDVEPTPAPTVSSDGGDDPSDVAAELRALDLAHLTPVEALTELDRLKRLLEE
- a CDS encoding 50S ribosomal protein L37e; translated protein: MTGAGTPSQGKKNKTTHVKCRRCGEKSYHVKKSVCSSCGFGKSAKRRSYAWQGKTGDN